The genomic interval cccgactgtcagatgttttcaagccgcctgaaggcctctgactaggcttaacgactgctaccgaagcagcaaccgggacccacggcttaacgtgccgtccgaagcacggaagcgtccagaaaagcaggtctacttaccaataaccctgtatattttttggatttttttgcactttccccttttttctgtataatttctctcctCAGAGTTAGTCTGGAGGAAATTACTcatagtaataaggccgccatttgtaccgtcgatgttgtgcatattctattgtaatttctgtgtttgtgtgcaataaagaattatttatttatttatttatttatatttatgtattcctTCCCCCCCAGGCTACATCTTCCACTGCGCGTGCTGCCCCTCCTCCTTCCCCTCCATGAACGAGCTCCGGGACCACACGAAGCGGGACCACAAGATGTGCAACGCGCTGCAGTGCGGGGACTGTGACGAGAAGTTCGGGAACTTTGAGACGTATGCGGCGCATATTCGAGGGCATAGGAGCGGGTTGAGGTGAGGGCTTTTGAGACTGTTGTGAGGTGATGAGTGATTAGAGTTGGTATTTCATAACCGTCGGAGGAGGGAATATCAACGTAATTTGTAAGGCGCAGAGCTAGTGCAGTGCCGAGTCTCCCTAGCGTAGCAAGCTTCTATGGTGTaactttttaaagtaaagtaaactACTACTCGTATTTCCATTTCACTATACCCATACGGTGAGAAAACTTTCCAAAAAGTTCTCTGAGGGAGTGAAAAACATAAACGATTTTTTTGTCCAATGGCATTTGAACATAAGTACCGCTAGATGGCGACTCTAGCGCACtatataaatttttacttCAGAAATAAACAATTAGTAAATAGCATGAGTGGCCTTTTAGATTGCTCCCACCCAATGCCTGACATGATCCCATTGTATTAACTTAATTACagaattttatatatttttccagGAACTACTGTCACTACTGCAACAAGAAGCTATCAAACCCAGAACTAGCAAAAAGCCACATCGACAAACACATCTCATCCCAACGAGCCTGCCCGCGCTGCGGGGAAATATTCAAAACCACGCAATCCCTAACCAAACACGTCATCCAATACAAAAACCTCATGATGAGAAACGCAACTGTCATCcgcaaaagaaaaaagaaaactgTCGAGAAAATTATAGTCTGTGAACCAAATGACAAGGATGACACTTCGTGGACCGGGTATAGTTGGGAGTGTTTAATCTGTGATTCTGAGTTTGAGAATATGGCCGCTTTGAGGTTGCATAGTATGGAGACGCATTCTAAGTGCTTTGCATTGCAGTGTAGTGACTGTGATGAGTCTATGGATTGTTTCAAGACGTTTGTGGATCATATTAGGAAGCATAGGCCGTATCTTAAGtgagtatatatttttataagtacttctTAGTATGTTGGTGACAACAGTAGAGctggactagggtttgtcactatGGTAGAAGATTAACCGTTCATATTAGTCAGGTGCTGAATGGCCAGGGTGCGCCCAACATATGGTATATAACatacagttgatacgtcactccgAGGCTACTTTCATGCACCCTATTATTGTCTATGGTATTCATAAGTGGGTGATAGTGACCATCTGTGTCAACAAGCAtaagtttaagtttaattaagtaaataacattttatgttTCTAAATCTATGCAAAAAGCCAGACATTCCTATAAACTACACCCAATCGTTACCaattttcaaatgacaaacTTTAATGAAAACTCAGTTTACTTACGCTAAATTCCTCCGCAGGCAATTCTGCGAATACTGCAACCACAAATTCGAGCCCGGCCAAGAGTCAGCCCACATCGACACGCATTTTGAAGGACTACAGAAAGGCTGCGACGGATGCGGGCTCATACTGCCAGACTTTGGAGAACTCCAGAACCATATCGCCAAATACGACTCGCCTATGCCTAAAGCCGTACCGTTCAAAAAGAAGGAACGACCAGTGACAACTGAAGATTTGACCTGTCGCATCTGTAATCATGTGAGTAAATGCGTCAGAAGGTTCCAGAATCATTTGAAACTGCACACGGAGAGAAAAAGAGACCATACGTGCGATAAGTGCGGAAAAGCTTTTTACACGAAAAGCTCGTTGACAGCGCATCTGATTATACACAGCAACACTAACTCTTGGGTGTGTGAGGTCTGCAAAAGGTCATTCCTGACTATAATTCGTTTGAAAAAACATGTGAAAACGCATTACGCTGACAAGCCGTTCGAGTGCGCTGTTTGCAAGAGAACTTTTAGGCTAAAAGAGCAGTTGAAGAACCACAGTATAATGCATACGGACGAAATGCCATTCCGCTGCCAGTTTTGCGATAAGTGTTTCCGTCACAAAAACGTTTTGAAGACCCACGAGAACCAACACACGGGGGCCAGACCGTATTCTTGTACTGAGTGTACTATGGATTTCGCGAATTGGTCGAATTGTAACAAGCACATGAAGAGGAAACACGGCATGACTATAGCTAAAAGCAAGTTGACTCCTATAGGGAAGCTGCCGATAAACCCTAAGACTGGATTGCCTAATAAGGTAGATGATTTGAGTAAAGCTAAGGAATGGACGCAGCAAATTTTAGCTACAACTCGGCGCCGCACGAAGCGACCtaaagctgatgatgatgatgataattagattatatataatatagttaTATGTAGACAAGCGAAGGTATTAAGTACCGGATGTTAAGAGGtaatttcgccatagtcggttagagcataaccagatTGATTTTTGATacatggagatgacgtttaatttataaatcaatccctgtcggttagataaccgactatggaaaaattggcactaaactttgtaaaatatagcacgAGTCCTATGACAGCTTTCGTTCTTTCGTCATTGAAGTGTTCTCTGTTGTTAGATGTACAGTTTGTTTTTATCTTTAGTTTAATTATGGATTATGGTATTACAGTCTGAGAGTTATAGTTGTTAAAATTCTAACTAAATCTTCAAATTGTAAGAAGTTGGCTGTAAATAGTCGCAATAGTGCTGCTTTTTGTAcacattttgtaaatttatttgggCATTAAGTAGTTTTACAAATTACGAATTCGGAAATTGTATCAAATAAGCTTTTCAATCGTGTGTTTTTATGTACTGcgtaaaaaatcacaatattataggtgcctattatattattaaggtACTTATAAACAACATATAGCATCACTTTATCGAAATACACTGTATAGACCAATATTGTATttgattaggtatttattagagtaaattttatagatttagATGTTAAGATGTAATGTTATGGGCTAATTtgagttttatatttaatgattACTTTAatgtaataactaataaatgaattttattgCTTAAGATTAGGCTAAGGTTATCAAAGAAACAAAAactctaataaaataatatcaaattttacattaaaaatatttttatatatttaattttataggcATTTAAATACCCTCTTTACCTTTATAGCCTTTTAGAACTTACCGATATTACCGGCGAAAATAAAAGTCTGTAGGACCTAAAATGATCTCTGCATCTACAAAGTCATTGAGATTTTGTATTTcataactaaaattatataattttatacatgAAAAAAGAATGGGTAGGTTGATAATAAATTGTCTGTTTACCGTTTCATTTTATAGTTCTCAGCTGAGGGTTGTTCTCACGGAATAGgacaaaaaattattatagagAAAAGTGATAAATTAAGTGAGAAAACAACAAAAGCCTTCAATAACAAGCATTCGGGACATGTcaagtaagaaaaaaacacattaaatTATCACAtaggtcagctgcataagtagctatacacttttgcaccttgtcaaactgactacataacaaaccgtcaatgtttgaataggcagtttgtgagtttgacaaggtacaaaagccTAAAGATTACCTACAGTTCGTTCTGCAAATcaagtatataatatgtttagTAACATTCCATAATAATACTGGCTTCTATTTTAGGTCTCGCACGGGCGGTGAAAGGTGATTCCAGCATTTAGCGTAAACTGCTAAAAGCTGCACTGTGTTGTTCAGGAATAGACAAGAGATAACAAGATCTGCATGGAAACGTTCAGGAGCATAATGTACCTATCGCAAAATGCACCGcggagattttatttttattagcataATGTACCTATCGCAAAATGCACCTGTCGAAAAATGTACCTGTCGCAAAATGCACCTATCGCAAAATGTATCCttctttaatataatatacatagctTAGTATGCAGACCGACACCTGCAAATAtgatatatatttgtttaaaaaaaattgcatgattgaaatgttttatttggtGAACTTACTGTAGTTgcaaatcctaactaatattataaatgcgaaagtaactgtgtctgtctgtctgtctgtctgttactcttccACGccgaaactactgaacggatttgaatgaaatttggtatacatacggtctagaccctgggaaagaactactttacttttgaaaggctactttttatcccggaattcccacgggaaaactttttaaggcgaatcAAACAAaccattttttgttttaaaaatgcaTGATTGAAATGG from Plutella xylostella chromosome 2, ilPluXylo3.1, whole genome shotgun sequence carries:
- the LOC105398325 gene encoding zinc finger protein 564 codes for the protein MEGFRRTYCRFCAEPKLDDCIMHINTDPTFFQQISDILSFVHANYIDLSPENLLPKTICLSCYGLLLKSHEFLLKVRSAQLSLTQGVPVFEHVKLEPPVASSSCLKFKEEAREGAAASAKSITLKRPEAEPADPSWTGYIFHCACCPSSFPSMNELRDHTKRDHKMCNALQCGDCDEKFGNFETYAAHIRGHRSGLRNYCHYCNKKLSNPELAKSHIDKHISSQRACPRCGEIFKTTQSLTKHVIQYKNLMMRNATVIRKRKKKTVEKIIVCEPNDKDDTSWTGYSWECLICDSEFENMAALRLHSMETHSKCFALQCSDCDESMDCFKTFVDHIRKHRPYLKQFCEYCNHKFEPGQESAHIDTHFEGLQKGCDGCGLILPDFGELQNHIAKYDSPMPKAVPFKKKERPVTTEDLTCRICNHVSKCVRRFQNHLKLHTERKRDHTCDKCGKAFYTKSSLTAHLIIHSNTNSWVCEVCKRSFLTIIRLKKHVKTHYADKPFECAVCKRTFRLKEQLKNHSIMHTDEMPFRCQFCDKCFRHKNVLKTHENQHTGARPYSCTECTMDFANWSNCNKHMKRKHGMTIAKSKLTPIGKLPINPKTGLPNKVDDLSKAKEWTQQILATTRRRTKRPKADDDDDN